From Panthera uncia isolate 11264 chromosome X, Puncia_PCG_1.0, whole genome shotgun sequence, the proteins below share one genomic window:
- the LOC125931362 gene encoding glyceraldehyde-3-phosphate dehydrogenase-like has protein sequence MFGKEGNHEKYDHCLTIISIASCSMNCLALWSRLFIHVNFEIMERLMITVYTITSTIKNMDFPSRKLWHVGHGTSQIIISANIDTAKTVGKVIPELNGSFTGTVFCVFIPMSSINLTYTLKKDDTYGDIKKVLNQALDGPLKDILAYAEDQVVSCEFNSDTYSSSFDVWTSIALNDNVVKLIYLYENKFDYRNYIMDFMVHMAYKD, from the coding sequence ATGTTTGGGAAGGAAGGGAATCATGAGAAGTATGATCACTGCCTCACGATTATCAGCATTGCTTCCTGCTCCATGAACTGCTTGGCACTCTGGTCAAGATTATTTATCCATGTCAACTTTGAGATCATGGAAAGACTTATGATCACAGTTTACACCATCACTTCCACCATAAAAAATATGGATTTCCCCTCTAGAAAACTGTGGCATGTTGGTCATGGTACTTCTCAGATCATCATCTCTGCAAACATTGACACTGCCAAGACTGTGGGCAAAGTCATTCCTGAGCTGAATGGGAGTTTCACTGGCACAGTCTTCTGTGTTTTTATCCCCATGTCTTCCATTAATCTGACCTACACTCTGAAAAAAGATGACACATATGGTGACATCAAGAAGGTGTTAAATCAGGCATTGGACGGCCCCTTGAAGGATATCCTGGCATATGCAGAGGACCAGGTTGTCTCCTGTGAGTTTAATAGTGACACCTATTCCTCCAGCTTTGATGTCTGGACCAGTATTGCCCTTAATGACAATGTTGTCAAGCTTATTTacttatatgaaaataaatttgactaTAGAAACTACATTATGGACTTCATGGTTCACATGGCTTATAAGGACTAA